In one window of uncultured Acetobacteroides sp. DNA:
- a CDS encoding anaerobic C4-dicarboxylate transporter family protein — protein MFWIELVVVLTAIFVGARLGGIGLGIMGTMGLAVPGRFSINI, from the coding sequence ATGTTTTGGATTGAGCTAGTTGTTGTTCTTACTGCAATCTTTGTTGGTGCTCGTTTGGGTGGAATTGGCCTTGGGATTATGGGCACAATGGGGTTGGCTGTACCAGGAAGGTTCTCGATTAACATCTAG
- a CDS encoding Tex family protein: MSDINEKHVSLITAALGLQKWQVENTLALLAEGATIPFISRYRKERTGTLDEVAIGSIAEQNGKLDEVEKRRETILKSIEEQGKLTDELKKKIVSSYVLSELEDLYLPYKQKRRTRATIAKEKGLEPLASTLIKQFPGDVESLALKYLNDKVESSEEAIEGAKDIIAEWVSEDTRARNTMRRVYGRDAVISSKVAKGKEEEGAKYSDYFAFSEPLKRCASHRLMAMRRGQEEGFLKITIGPNDDEVAIADLEKIFVVNRTPAADIVRDAVADSYKRLLGPSIETEFMGISKEKADEEAIRVFAENLRQLLLSSPLGQKNVLALDPGFRTGCKLVCLDKQGNLVHNEAIYPHQPQNETVAAMKKVETLVEMYKIEAIAIGNGTASRETEAFVKRIRFPRDIQVFVVSEDGASIYSASPAAREEFPEYDVTVRGAVSIGRRLMDPLAELVKIDPKSIGVGQYQHDVDQTKLKNGLDTVVESCVNSVGVNVNTASKHLLTYVSGLGPKLAQGVVDYRTANGPFASRAELKKVPKLGPKAFEQCAGFLRIDNAKNPLDNSAVHPEAYYVVEKIAKDLGCKVKDLLENEQLRKSIQLSKYVDDKVGLPTLNDIMQELAKPGRDPRSAAKVFEFAPDIHTIDDLREGMVLPGIVTNITNFGAFVDVGVKQDGLVHISQLADRYVANPLDVVKLHQHVKVKVVEVDKSRKRIQLSMKGL, encoded by the coding sequence ATGTCAGATATTAACGAAAAGCATGTCAGCCTGATTACTGCTGCTTTGGGATTGCAGAAGTGGCAGGTGGAGAACACCCTCGCGCTGTTGGCCGAAGGGGCAACCATTCCTTTTATAAGCCGATACCGCAAGGAGCGCACTGGCACCCTCGACGAGGTGGCCATCGGCAGCATTGCTGAGCAAAATGGCAAGCTCGACGAGGTGGAGAAGCGCCGCGAAACCATCCTTAAGTCGATAGAGGAGCAGGGTAAGCTTACCGATGAGCTGAAGAAGAAGATCGTGAGCAGCTACGTTCTATCGGAGCTCGAAGACCTTTACCTGCCCTACAAGCAGAAGCGCCGCACGCGTGCCACCATCGCCAAGGAGAAGGGGCTGGAGCCGCTGGCATCAACCTTAATCAAGCAATTCCCCGGCGACGTAGAGTCGCTGGCGCTAAAATACCTGAACGATAAGGTCGAATCGTCCGAAGAGGCCATCGAAGGGGCAAAGGATATTATTGCCGAGTGGGTGAGCGAGGATACCCGCGCCCGCAACACCATGCGCCGCGTGTACGGTCGCGATGCCGTTATCTCGTCGAAGGTGGCCAAGGGCAAGGAGGAGGAGGGCGCCAAGTACTCCGACTACTTCGCCTTCTCGGAGCCGCTGAAGCGCTGCGCCTCGCACCGCCTGATGGCCATGCGCCGCGGGCAGGAGGAGGGTTTCCTTAAGATTACCATAGGGCCAAACGATGACGAGGTGGCCATTGCCGACCTCGAAAAGATATTTGTGGTAAACCGTACCCCCGCTGCCGACATTGTGCGCGATGCGGTTGCCGACAGCTACAAGCGCCTCCTTGGGCCATCCATCGAAACCGAATTCATGGGCATCTCGAAGGAGAAGGCCGACGAGGAGGCCATACGCGTATTTGCCGAGAACCTTCGCCAGCTGCTGCTCTCGTCGCCGCTGGGGCAGAAGAACGTGCTGGCCCTCGACCCCGGCTTCCGCACGGGCTGCAAGCTGGTGTGCCTCGACAAGCAGGGTAACCTAGTACATAACGAGGCCATCTACCCACATCAACCCCAAAACGAGACCGTAGCCGCCATGAAGAAGGTGGAGACGCTCGTGGAGATGTACAAGATAGAGGCCATCGCCATCGGTAACGGTACCGCCAGCCGCGAGACCGAGGCCTTCGTGAAGCGCATCCGCTTCCCCCGCGACATTCAGGTGTTCGTGGTGAGCGAAGATGGGGCATCCATCTACTCGGCATCGCCTGCTGCCCGCGAGGAGTTCCCCGAGTACGACGTTACCGTTCGTGGAGCCGTATCCATTGGCCGTCGGCTGATGGACCCGCTGGCCGAACTGGTAAAGATCGACCCAAAGTCGATTGGCGTTGGGCAGTACCAGCACGATGTCGACCAAACCAAGCTCAAGAACGGGCTCGATACGGTGGTGGAGAGCTGCGTGAATAGCGTGGGCGTAAACGTGAATACTGCCAGCAAGCACCTGCTCACCTACGTGTCGGGGCTTGGCCCAAAGCTGGCGCAGGGGGTGGTGGACTACCGTACCGCAAATGGCCCATTCGCCAGCCGCGCCGAGCTGAAGAAGGTGCCCAAGCTGGGGCCTAAGGCGTTCGAGCAGTGCGCCGGCTTCCTCCGCATCGACAACGCCAAGAATCCGCTCGACAACTCGGCCGTTCACCCCGAAGCCTACTACGTGGTGGAGAAGATCGCCAAGGACTTAGGCTGTAAGGTTAAGGACCTGCTCGAAAACGAGCAGCTGCGCAAGTCCATCCAGCTGAGCAAGTACGTCGACGATAAGGTGGGGCTTCCAACGCTCAACGACATCATGCAGGAACTCGCCAAGCCGGGGCGCGACCCCCGCTCGGCCGCCAAGGTGTTCGAGTTTGCCCCTGATATCCACACCATCGACGACCTCCGCGAGGGGATGGTGCTGCCGGGCATCGTAACCAACATCACCAACTTCGGCGCGTTTGTCGATGTGGGCGTAAAGCAGGATGGCCTGGTGCACATCTCGCAGTTGGCCGACCGCTACGTAGCCAACCCGCTCGACGTGGTGAAGCTGCACCAGCACGTAAAGGTGAAGGTGGTAGAGGTGGATAAGAGCCGCAAGCGCATCCAACTCTCGATGAAGGGGCTGTAG